From the Lepisosteus oculatus isolate fLepOcu1 chromosome 1, fLepOcu1.hap2, whole genome shotgun sequence genome, one window contains:
- the glrbb gene encoding glycine receptor, beta b isoform X1, producing the protein MKVIKLTFLILVFAIWMEEGFTKEKSSKKGKGKRKQHLCPSQLSSEDLARVPANSTSNILNRLLVSYDPRIRPNFKGIPVDDKVNIFINSFGSIQETTMDYRVNIFLRQRWNDPRLRLPTDFKSDALTVDPKMFKCLWKPDLFFANEKNANFHDVTQENILLFIYRNGDVLLSMRLSVTLSCPLDLTLFPMDTQRCKMQLESFGYTTDDLRFIWQSGDPVQMEQIALPQFDIKQEDIEYGNCTKYYKGTGYYTCVEVIFTLRRQVGFYMMGVYGPTLLIVVLSWLSFWINPDASAARVPLGIFSVLSLSSECTSLASELPKVSYVKAIDIWLIACLLFGFASLVEYAVVQVMLNSPKRIEAEKAKMASKEQAEGKAPAKKNTVNGTGGTPIHVSTLQVAETRCKKVCTSKSDLRSNDFSIVGSLPRDFELSNYDCYGKPIEVSSALGKSQAKNNKKPPPPKPVIPSEAKRIDLYARALFPFSFLFFNVIYWSIYL; encoded by the exons ATGAAAGTGATAAAGCTGACCTTTCTGATCCTTGTCTTCGCCATTTGGATGGAAGAAGGTTTTACAAAGGAAAAGTCAtccaagaaaggaaaaggaaaaaggaaacaacatCTCTGCCCCTC ACAGTTATCATCAGAGGATCTTGCCCGGGTACCTGCAAACTCCACAAGTAACATCTTGAACAGATTGCTGGTCAGTTATGATCCCAGAATTCGACCAAATTTCAAAG GTATTCCAGTAGATGACAAAGTTAACATTTTCATCAACAGCTTTGGTTCAATTCAAGAAACAACTATG GATTATAGGGTAAACATCTTCTTAAGACAGCGGTGGAATGACCCAAGACTGAGACTGCCAACTGATTTCAAATCGGATGCCCTAACCGTCGACCCTAAAATGTTCAAATGCCTTTGGAAGCCAGACTTGTTTTTTGCAAATGAAAAGAATGCAAATTTCCATGATGTCACACAAGAAAACATCCTGCTGTTCATTTATCGCAATGGTGATGTTCTTCTGAGTATGAG GCTGTCTGTCACACTGTCCTGCCCATTGGATTTGACCCTATTTCCCATGGACACACAACGATGCAAGATGCAACTAGAAAGCT TTGGTTACACAACAGATGACTTGAGGTTCATATGGCAGTCTGGAGACCCAGTCCAAATGGAACAGATAGCTCTGCCCCAGTTTGATATTAAACAAGAAGATATTGAATATGGAAACTGCACAAAGTATTACAAAGGAACTG GCTATTatacttgtgttgaggtaatcTTCACATTAAGGCGGCAAGTTGGATTTTACATGATGGGCGTCTATGGTCCTACCCTTCTGATTGTGGTTCTTTCATGGCTGTCATTCTGGATTAACCCTGATGCAAGTGCTGCCAGAGTCCCACTGG gaaTCTTCTCTGTACTGAGCTTGTCATCCGAATGTACATCTCTTGCTTCTGAGCTCCCCAAAGTATCATATGTAAAAGCAATTGACATCTGGCTGATCGCCTGTCTTCTGTTTGGATTTGCATCCCTTGTTGAATATGCTGTAGTACAGGTAATGCTGAATAGCCCCAAGAGGATTGAGGCTGAAAAGGCTAAAATGGCAAGCAAAGAACAAGCTGAAGGCAAAGCCCCAGCTAAGAAAAATACAGTTAATGGTACAGGAGGAACTCCTATTCATGTGAGCACACTTCAG GTGGCAGAAACAAGGTGCAAAAAAGTTTGCACCTCCAAGTCTGACCTGAGGTCCAATGATTTCAGCATTGTTGGATCACTCCCAAGAGATTTTGAACTGTCAAACTATGACTGTTACGGAAAGCCCATTGAAGTCAGCAGTGCTCTGGGGAAGTCACAGGCCAAAAATAATAAGAAGCCACCTCCACCAAAACCTGTCATCCCCTCTGAAGCTAAAAGAATTGACCTTTATGCCAGAGCATTGTTTCCCTTTTCATTCCTATTCTTTAATGTCATATATTGGTCCATATACTTGTGA
- the glrbb gene encoding glycine receptor, beta b isoform X2: MPFSVSLVLSRMKVIKLTFLILVFAIWMEEGFTKEKSSKKGKGKRKQHLCPSQLSSEDLARVPANSTSNILNRLLVSYDPRIRPNFKGIPVDDKVNIFINSFGSIQETTMDYRVNIFLRQRWNDPRLRLPTDFKSDALTVDPKMFKCLWKPDLFFANEKNANFHDVTQENILLFIYRNGDVLLSMRLSVTLSCPLDLTLFPMDTQRCKMQLESFGYTTDDLRFIWQSGDPVQMEQIALPQFDIKQEDIEYGNCTKYYKGTGYYTCVEVIFTLRRQVGFYMMGVYGPTLLIVVLSWLSFWINPDASAARVPLGIFSVLSLSSECTSLASELPKVSYVKAIDIWLIACLLFGFASLVEYAVVQVMLNSPKRIEAEKAKMASKEQAEGKAPAKKNTVNGTGGTPIHVSTLQVAETRCKKVCTSKSDLRSNDFSIVGSLPRDFELSNYDCYGKPIEVSSALGKSQAKNNKKPPPPKPVIPSEAKRIDLYARALFPFSFLFFNVIYWSIYL; encoded by the exons CCTTTTTCGGTGAGCTTGGTGCTTTCCAGAATGAAAGTGATAAAGCTGACCTTTCTGATCCTTGTCTTCGCCATTTGGATGGAAGAAGGTTTTACAAAGGAAAAGTCAtccaagaaaggaaaaggaaaaaggaaacaacatCTCTGCCCCTC ACAGTTATCATCAGAGGATCTTGCCCGGGTACCTGCAAACTCCACAAGTAACATCTTGAACAGATTGCTGGTCAGTTATGATCCCAGAATTCGACCAAATTTCAAAG GTATTCCAGTAGATGACAAAGTTAACATTTTCATCAACAGCTTTGGTTCAATTCAAGAAACAACTATG GATTATAGGGTAAACATCTTCTTAAGACAGCGGTGGAATGACCCAAGACTGAGACTGCCAACTGATTTCAAATCGGATGCCCTAACCGTCGACCCTAAAATGTTCAAATGCCTTTGGAAGCCAGACTTGTTTTTTGCAAATGAAAAGAATGCAAATTTCCATGATGTCACACAAGAAAACATCCTGCTGTTCATTTATCGCAATGGTGATGTTCTTCTGAGTATGAG GCTGTCTGTCACACTGTCCTGCCCATTGGATTTGACCCTATTTCCCATGGACACACAACGATGCAAGATGCAACTAGAAAGCT TTGGTTACACAACAGATGACTTGAGGTTCATATGGCAGTCTGGAGACCCAGTCCAAATGGAACAGATAGCTCTGCCCCAGTTTGATATTAAACAAGAAGATATTGAATATGGAAACTGCACAAAGTATTACAAAGGAACTG GCTATTatacttgtgttgaggtaatcTTCACATTAAGGCGGCAAGTTGGATTTTACATGATGGGCGTCTATGGTCCTACCCTTCTGATTGTGGTTCTTTCATGGCTGTCATTCTGGATTAACCCTGATGCAAGTGCTGCCAGAGTCCCACTGG gaaTCTTCTCTGTACTGAGCTTGTCATCCGAATGTACATCTCTTGCTTCTGAGCTCCCCAAAGTATCATATGTAAAAGCAATTGACATCTGGCTGATCGCCTGTCTTCTGTTTGGATTTGCATCCCTTGTTGAATATGCTGTAGTACAGGTAATGCTGAATAGCCCCAAGAGGATTGAGGCTGAAAAGGCTAAAATGGCAAGCAAAGAACAAGCTGAAGGCAAAGCCCCAGCTAAGAAAAATACAGTTAATGGTACAGGAGGAACTCCTATTCATGTGAGCACACTTCAG GTGGCAGAAACAAGGTGCAAAAAAGTTTGCACCTCCAAGTCTGACCTGAGGTCCAATGATTTCAGCATTGTTGGATCACTCCCAAGAGATTTTGAACTGTCAAACTATGACTGTTACGGAAAGCCCATTGAAGTCAGCAGTGCTCTGGGGAAGTCACAGGCCAAAAATAATAAGAAGCCACCTCCACCAAAACCTGTCATCCCCTCTGAAGCTAAAAGAATTGACCTTTATGCCAGAGCATTGTTTCCCTTTTCATTCCTATTCTTTAATGTCATATATTGGTCCATATACTTGTGA